A window of the Vanessa cardui chromosome 12, ilVanCard2.1, whole genome shotgun sequence genome harbors these coding sequences:
- the LOC124534386 gene encoding myosin heavy chain, muscle isoform X31: MPKPQVQEGEDPDPTPYLFVSLEQKRIDQSKPYDGKKACWVPDEKEGFVQGEIKATKGDLVTVNLPGGETKDFKKDLVAQVNPPKYEKCEDMSNLTYLNDASVLYNLKQRYYHKLIYTYSGLFCVAINPYKRFPVYTFRCAKLYRGKRRSEVPPHIFAISDGAYVNMLTNHENQSMLITGESGAGKTENTKKVIAYFATVGAAQKKDPTQDKKGSLEDQVVQTNPVLEAFGNAKTVRNDNSSRFGKFIRIHFGPSGKLAGADIETYLLEKARVISQQALERSYHIFYQMMSGSVSGLKEMCLLSNDIYDYYIVSQGKTTIPNVDDGEECVLTDQAFDILGFTQEEKDNVYKITAAVMHMGCMKFKQRGREEQAEADGTEDGEKVAKLLGVDCQDLYKNLLKPRIKVGNEFVTQGRNKDQVTNSVGALCKGMFDRLFKWLVKKCNETLDTKQKRQHFIGVLDIAGFEIFDFNGFEQLCINFTNEKLQQFFNHHMFVLEQEEYTKEGIHWEFIDFGMDLLACIDLIEKPMGILSILEEESMFPKATDQTFVEKLNNNHLGKSAPYLKPKPPKPGCQAAHFAIGHYAGNVGYNITGWLEKNKDPLNDTVVDQFKKGANKLLVEIFADHPGQSGDAGAGGGGGKGAGGKRAKGSAFQTVSSLYREQLNNLMTTLRSTQPHFVRCIIPNELKQAGLIDSHLVMHQLTCNGVLEGIRICRKGFPNRMVYPDFKLRYMILAPAAMSAEKDPKEAARKCLEAVQLDPESYRIGHTKVFFRAGVLGQMEELRDDRLSKIVSWLQAYIRGYLSRKDFKKLQEQRLALQVVQRNLRKYLQLRTWPWWKLWQRVKPLLNVTRVEDEMAKLEEKAQKAQEAFEKEEKLRKEVEALNSKLLEEKQALLASLEGEKGSLSETQERANKLAAQKADLEGQLRDTQDRLTQEEDARNQLFQAKKKLEQEISGLKKDVEDLELSIQKSEQDKATKDHQIRNLNDEIAHQDELINKLNKEKKLQGESNQKTSEELQAAEDKVNHLNKVKQKLEQTLDELEDSLEREKKLRGDVEKQRRKVEGDLKLTQEAVSDLERNKKELEQTIQRKDKEISSLTAKLEDEQSLVSKVQKQIKELQARIEELEEEVESERQARAKAEKQRADLARELEELGERLEEAGGATSAQIELNKKREAELSKLRRDLEEANIQHESTLANLRKKHNDAVAEMGEQLDQLNKLKAKAEHDRASCYNELNNTRAAIDQVAREKAAQEKIVKQLQHQLNEVQGKADESNRTLNDLDAAKKKLSIENSDLLRQLEEAESQVSQLSKIKVSLTTQLEDTKRLADEEARERATLLGKFRNLEHDLDNIREQVEEEAEGKADLQRQLSKANAEAQLWRSKYESEGVARSEELEEAKRKLQARLAEAEETIESLNQKVVALEKTKQRLSTEVEDLQLEVDRATAIANAAEKKQKAFDKIIGEWKLKVDDLAAELDASQKECRNYSTELFRLKGAYEEGQEQLEAVRRENKNLADEVKDLLDQIGEGGRNIHEIEKARKRLEAEKDELQAALEEAEAALEQEENKVLRAQLELSQVRQEIDRRIQEKEEEFENTRKNHQRALDSMQASLEAEAKGKAEALRMKKKLEADINELEIALDHANKANAEAQKNIKRYQAQIKDLQTALEEEQRARDDAREQLGISERRANALQNELEESRTLLEQADRARRQAEQELGDAHEQLNELSAQSASLSAAKRKLESELQTLHSDLDELLNEAKNSEEKAKKAMVDAARLADELRAEQEHAQTQEKLRKALEQQIKELQVRLDEAEANALKGGKKAIQKLEQRVRELENELDGEQRRHADAQKNLRKAERRIKELTFQAEEDRKNHERMQDLVDKLQQKIKTYKRQIEEAEEIAALNLAKFRKAQQELEEAEERADLAEQAISKFRGKGRAGSAARGVSPAPQRTRPAFDGFGTFPPRFDLAPENDF, translated from the exons ACGTACTCGGGTCTCTTCTGTGTCGCCATCAACCCTTACAAGAGATTCCCCGTGTACACGTTCCGATGTGCCAAGCTTTACCGAGGCAAGCGTCGTTCGGAAGTGCCACCCCACATTTTCGCCATTTCCGACGGCGCCTACGTCAACATGTTGACCAACCACGAGAATCAATCTATGTTGATTAC CGGTGAGTCTGGTGCCGGAAAGACTGAGAACACGAAGAAGGTAATTGCCTACTTCGCCACCGTTGGTGCAGCGCAAAAGAAGGACCCCACCCAGGACAAGAAGGGATCCCTGGAAGACCAGGTCGTCCAAACTAACCCTGTGCTTGAAGCCTTCGGTAACGCCAAGACTGTGCGTAACGACAACTCTTCCCGTTTC GGTAAATTCATCCGTATTCACTTCGGCCCCTCTGGAAAACTGGCTGGTGCTGACATTGAGACCT ACCTGCTCGAGAAGGCTCGTGTAATTTCCCAGCAAGCCCTTGAGCGTTCCTACCACATCTTCTACCAGATGATGTCTGGTTCCGTAAGCGGTCTTAAAG AAATGTGTCTGCTGTCAAACGACATATATGATTATTACATCGTATCGCAAGGAAAAACTACAATCCCAAACGTAGATGATGGCGAGGAATGTGTTTTGACCGAT CAAGCCTTCGACATTCTTGGTTTCACCCAAGAAGAGAAGGACAATGTTTACAAGATCACCGCCGCTGTCATGCACATGGGTTGTATGAAGTTCAAGCAGAGGGGTCGTGAAGAACAGGCTGAGGCTGATGGTACTGAG GATGGTGAAAAGGTTGCCAAGCTCCTCGGTGTTGACTGCCAGGACTTGTACAAGAACTTGCTGAAGCCCCGCATCAAGGTCGGAAACGAGTTCGTGACCCAGGGTCGTAACAAGGACCAGGTCACCAACTCCGTCGGTGCCCTCTGTAAGGGAATGTTCGATCGTCTCTTCAAGTGGCTCGTCAAGAAGTGTAACGAAACCCTAGACACCAAGCAGAAGAGACAGCACTTCATCGGTGTACTGGATATTGCTGGTTTCGAAATCTTCGAC TTCAATGGGTTCGAACAACTTTGTATTAACTTCACAAATGAAAAACTGCAACAATTCTTCAACCATCACATGTTTGTGTTGGAACAAGAAGAGTACACCAAGGAGGGAATTCATTGGGAATTCATTGACTTTGGAATGGACTTACTGGCCTGCATTGACCTTATCGAAAAG CCTATGGGTATCCTCTCAATTCTTGAGGAAGAGTCTATGTTCCCGAAAGCCACTGACCAGACATTCGTTGAGAAGTTGAACAACAACCACTTGGGTAAATCTGCTCCTTACCTGAAGCCCAAACCCCCCAAGCCTGGTTGCCAAGCCGCTCACTTCGCTATTGGTCACTACGCCGGTAAT GTCGGTTACAACATCACCGGATGGCTGGAAAAGAACAAGGACCCTCTTAACGACACTGTCGTTGACCAATTCAAGAAGGGTGCCAACAAACTGTTGGTTGAAATCTTCGCTGACCATCCTGGCCAGTCTGGTGATGCTGGTGCTGGTGGTGGCGGCGGCAAGG GCGCTGGAGGCAAGCGTGCCAAGGGTTCCGCTTTCCAGACCGTGTCATCACTTTACAGG GAACAACTTAACAACTTGATGACAACGCTGAGGTCTACTCAACCTCACTTCGTGCGTTGTATCATTCCCAATGAATTGAAACAGGCTG GTCTCATCGACTCTCACCTTGTGATGCACCAGCTCACCTGTAACGGTGTGCTTGAAGGCATCCGTATTTGCCGTAAAGGTTTCCCCAACAGGATGGTCTACCCTGACTTCAAGCTCCG ttacatGATTCTTGCACCCGCCGCTATGTCTGCTGAAAAAGATCCGAAAGAGGCAGCTAGGAAGTGTCTTGAAGCAGTTCAGCTAGACCCTGAAAGCTATCGTATAGGTCACACTAAG GTATTCTTCCGCGCTGGTGTTCTGGGTCAGATGGAAGAGTTGCGTGACGACAGGCTGTCTAAGATCGTATCTTGGCTCCAGGCCTACATCCGTGGTTACCTTTCCCGTAAGGACTTCAAGAAGTTGCAGGAACAGAG ATTGGCTCTCCAAGTTGTCCAACGCAACTTGCGCAAGTACTTGCAGCTCCGCACCTGGCCATGGTGGAAACTGTGGCAGAGGGTCAAGCCCCTCCTCAACGTCACCCGCGTCGAGGATGAGATGGCG AAACTCGAGGAGAAGGCTCAAAAGGCCCAGGAGGCTTTTGAGAAGGAAGAGAAACTCCGCAAGGAGGTCGAGGCCCTCAACTCTAAGCTGCTTGAGGAGAAGCAGGCCCTGCTTGCTTCCCTTGAGGGAGAGAAGGGCTCTCTCTCTGAAACCCAGGAGCGTGCCAACAAACTCGCAGCACAAAAGGCTGATCTCGAGGGTCAACTTAGG GACACACAAGACCGTCTCACCCAGGAGGAAGATGCCCGCAACCAGCTATTCCAAGCCAAGAAGAAGTTGGAGCAGGAAATCTCCGGCCTGAAGAAGGATGTAGAAGACCTCGAACTTAGCATCCAGAAGTCTGAGCAAGACAAGGCTACCAAAGACCACCAAATCCGCAACTTGAACGATGAAATCGCCCACCAGGACGAGCTCATCAACAAGCTTAACAAGGAAAAGAAACTTCAAGGAGAATCTAACCAGAAGACCTCCGAGGAGCTGCAAGCCGCCGAAGACAAGGTCAACCACCTCAACAAGGTCAAGCAGAAGCTCGAGCAGACCCTTGATGAGCTCGAAGACTCATTGGAGCGTGAAAAGAAACTGCGCGGTGATGTTGAGAAGCAGAGGAGGAAAGTTGAAGGCGACCTTAAACTTACCCAGGAAGCCGTCTCTGACCTCGAACGCAACAAAAAGGAACTCGAACAAACTATTCAGCGCAAGGACAAGGAAATCTCATCTCTCACCGCCAAGCTCGAAGACGAACAATCTTTGGTCAGCAAGGTCCAGAAACAGATCAAGGAACTGCAAGCCCGCATCGAGGAACTGGAAGAGGAAGTCGAATCCGAACGCCAGGCCCGTGCTAAGGCTGAGAAGCAGCGCGCTGATCTCGCTCGTGAACTCGAGGAGTTGGGTGAGCGTCTCGAGGAAGCCGGTGGTGCCACCTCTGCTCAAATTGAACTCAACAAGAAGCGTGAGGCTGAGCTCAGCAAGCTCCGTCGTGACTTGGAGGAAGCTAACATCCAGCACGAGTCCACCCTCGCCAACCTCCGCAAGAAGCACAACGATGCCGTTGCGGAAATGGGTGAGCAGCTCGACCAGCTCAACAAGCTTAAGGCTAA GGCTGAACATGATCGTGCATCTTGCTACAACGAGCTTAACAACACACGTGCAGCCATTGATCAAGTTGCAAGGGAAAAG GCTGCTCAAGAAAAGATCGTCAAGCAACTTCAACACCAGCTCAACGAGGTTCAAGGCAAGGCTGATGAATCCAACCGCACCCTCAATGACCTGGATGCCGCTAAGAAGAAGTTGTCGATTGAGAACTCCGACCTGCTCCGCCAGTTGGAGGAGGCTGAGTCCCAGGTGTCGCAGCTCTCCAAGATTAAGGTGTCGCTCACCACTCAGTTGGAGGACACCAAGAGGCTCGCTGACGAAGAGGCCAGG GAACGCGCTACTTTACTCGGCAAGTTCCGCAACCTCGAACACGACTTGGACAACATCCGCGAGCAAGTGGAAGAGGAAGCCGAAGGCAAGGCTGACCTACAACGTCAACTCTCCAAGGCTAACGCTGAAGCTCAACTCTGGCGCTCCAAGTACGAGTCCGAAGGTGTTGCTCGCTCCGAGGAACTCGAGGAAGCCAAGCGCAAACTTCAAGCCCGTCTTGCCGAAGCCGAAGAAACTATCGAGTCTCTCAACCAGAAGGTTGTTGCTCTCGAGAAGACCAAGCAACGTCTTTCCACCGAAGTCGAGGACTTGCAACTCGAGGTTGACCGTGCCACTGCCATCGCTAACGCTGCTGAGAAGAAACAGAAGGCGTTCGATAAGATCATTGGTGAATGGAAACTCAAGGTTGATGACCTTGCCGCTGAGCTTGATGCCAGCCAGAAGGAATGCCGTAACTACTCTACCGAATTATTCCGCCTTAAGGGTGCCTACGAGGAAGGTCAGGAACAACTCGAGGCCGTACGCCGTGAAAACAAGAACCTCGCTGATGAAGTCAAGGATCTCCTTGACCAGATTGGCGAAGGTGGTCGCAACATCCATGAAATTGAGAAGGCCAGGAAGCGCCTTGAAGCTGAAAAGGATGAACTCCAAGCTGCCCTCGAGGAAGCCGAAGCAGCTCTTGAGCAGGAAGAGAACAAGGTTCTGCGTGCTCAACTCGAGCTGTCTCAAGTCAGACAGGAGATCGACAGGAGGATCCAGGAGAAGGAAGAAGAATTCGAAAACACCCGCAAGAACCACCAACGTGCCTTGGACTCCATGCAAGCTTCCCTTGAAGCTGAAGCTAAGGGCAAGGCTGAGGCCCTGCGCATGAAGAAGAAGTTGGAGGCTGACATCAATGAACTCGAGATCGCTCTCGACCACGCCAACAAAGCTAACGCTGAAGCCCAGAAGAACATTAAACGTTACCAGGCACAGATCAAGGACCTCCAAACTGCCTTGGAAGAAGAACAGCGTGCTCGTGATGATGCCCGTGAACAGCTCGGAATCTCTGAGCGTCGTGCAAACGCCCTCCAAAATGAGCTCGAAGAATCTCGTACGCTCCTTGAACAGGCCGACCGTGCCCGCCGCCAAGCTGAACAAGAACTTGGTGATGCCCACGAACAGCTCAACGAACTCTCTGCTCAAAGCGCTTCCCTCTCTGCCGCTAAGAGGAAACTCGAGTCCGAGCTCCAGACCCTGCACTCTGACCTCGATGAACTCCTTAACGAGGCTAAGAACTCCGAGGAGAAGGCAAAGAAGGCTATGGTTGATGCTGCCAGGCTTGCCGATGAACTCCGTGCTGAGCAAGAACACGCCCAGACACAGGAGAAACTTCGCAAGGCACTTGAACAACAGATCAAGGAATTGCAAGTCAGGCTTGACGAAGCTGAAGCTAACGCGCTCAAGGGAGGCAAGAAGGCCATCCAGAAACTTGAACAAAGAGTCAGGGAGCTTGAAAACGAGCTCGACGGCGAACAGAGGAGGCACGCTGATGCACAGAAGAACCTGCGCAAGGCTGAGAGACGCATCAAGGAATTGACCTTCCAGGCTGAAGAAGACCGCAAGAACCACGAGCGTATGCAGGACCTGGTTGACAAACTGCAGCAGAAGATCAAGACCTACAAGAGGCAGATCGAAGAAGCCGAAGAGATCGCCGCCCTTAACTTGGCTAAGTTCCGTAAGGCACAGCAAGAATTGGAAGAAGCTGAAGAAAGGGCAGACCTTGCCGAGCAAGCTATCAGCAAATTCCGTGGCAAGGGACGCGCGGGATCAGCTGCGAGAGGAGTCAGTCCGgcg CCCCAACGTACGCGCCCCGCCTTCGACGGTTTCGGCACCTTCCCACCAAGGTTCGACCTGGCGCCCGAAAACGATTTCTAA